From the Solanum stenotomum isolate F172 chromosome 4, ASM1918654v1, whole genome shotgun sequence genome, one window contains:
- the LOC125861336 gene encoding uncharacterized protein LOC125861336 — MYHGMVGSLLYLTASRPDIMFSVCKCARFQATPKESYLTAVKRIICYLIGTTELGLWYPYSSHFNLIGYSNADFTGDKNDRKNTSGTCQIMGQSLISWHSKKQTFVAYPPRNQNILRWEVVGSPDVLSLSSDSFYESLASLPMSSKRKLSAAKTKDVKKAKPSSSGSLSPKDMHRFWGMEQKNRYERFKSRPIVPGRVVNLSQLQTQNVW, encoded by the exons ATGTATCATGGAATGGTTGGATCTCTACTTTATCTCACTGCAAGCAGACCAGATATCATGTTTAGTGTATGCAAATGTGCCCGTTTTCAAGCTACTCCAAAAGAATCTTACCTCACTGCAGTAAAGCGAATCATCTGCTATCTGATTGGAACTACTGAACTAGGGCTATGGTATCCTTATTCttctcattttaatttaattggaTATTCAAATGCTGACTTTACAGGTGataaaaatgatagaaaaaaCACTAGTGGTACCTGCCAAATTATGGGTCAATCCCTAATTTCATGGCATAGCAAAAAGCAAACATTTGTCGCTTATCCACCACGGAATCAGAATATCTTGCGGTGGGAAGTTGTG GGTTCCCCCGACGTTCTCTCTTTGTCCTCTGATTCATTTTATGAATCACTTGCTTCCCTTCCCATGTCTTCTAAGCGTAAACTCTCTGCAGCAAAGACGAAGGATGTGAAGAAAGCTAAACCTAGCTCATCTGGATCTCTTTCTCCCAAGGACATGCATCGCTTCTGGGGCATGGAACAAAAGAACAGGTATGAAAGGTTTAAGTCTCGACCCATTGTTCCTGGCAGGGTGGTAAATCTCAGTCAGTTGCAGACTCAAAATGTCTGGTAA
- the LOC125861337 gene encoding uncharacterized protein LOC125861337, translating into MNIHHDPTNVENQPVDVEDPEPECCEEMQGDVVAKEMVRGTAENGYSCLPTFSYMFEALNVGSSYCLMVNEDSHRFMYYFLAFGACIKGFAHMRKVIAVDGTHLHENDASWTFFFEKLKEIVVDEPDLCFISDRHKSIATGIVNVYNHAHRGYCMSHLGENLYINHHCGDYLYLYYNAAKAYSLEEFDNHFVEFKNKCPAVVVVLEHDIGFEKWSRAHFPSNRYDVMTTYIAELLNDILIDEREYPVASIFNSIAKRFGELFGERYTYILKSMGNQMVSAAEKIPRKK; encoded by the exons ATGAATATACATCATGATCCAACTAATGTGGAAAATCAGCCAGTAGATGTGGAAGATCCCGAACCCGAATGTTGTGAAGAAATGCAG GGTGATGTGGTTGCTAAGGAAATGGTCCGAGGAACAGCCGAGAACGGATATTCATGCTTACCAACTTTTTCTTACATGTTCGAGGCACTTAATGTTGGTTCTAGTTATTGTCTCATGGTAAACGAGGATAGTCATAGGTTCATGTATTATTTCTTGGCCTTTGGTGCTTGCATTAAGGGATTTGCCCACATGAGAAAGGTAATTGCGGTTGATGGCACTCATTTACATG AGAATGATGCATCTTGGACATTCTTCTTTGAGAAATTGAAGGAGATTGTGGTCGATGAACCAGATTTGTGTTTTATCTCCGATAGGCACAAAAGTATCGCCACTGGCATTGTGAACGTTTACAATCATGCTCACCGCGGATATTGTATGAGTCACCTCGGTGAAAATCTCTACATAAATCATCATTGTGGAGATTACCTTTATCTTTACTACAATGCGGCAAAGGCTTATTCTTTGGAGGAGTTTGACAATCATTTTGTAGAATTCAAGAACAAATGCCCCGCTGTAGTCGTCGTCCTTGAGCATGACATTGGTTTTGAGAAGTGGAGCAGGGCACATTTTCCTAGCAATAGATATGATGTTATGACCACATATATCGCCGAGTTACTCAATGATATATTGATAGACGAAAGAGAGTATCCCGTGGCATCTATATTTAATTCGATTGCTAAGAGGTTTGGAGAATTGTTTGGGGAGAGGTATACATATATCCTCAAATCAATGGGTAATCAAATGGTATCGGCTGCCGAAAAAATCccaagaaaaaaatga